In a genomic window of Pedobacter sp. KBS0701:
- a CDS encoding c-type cytochrome translates to MKKTFLILGAVVIFMASFSKADLAKEKAVVATATTANHATFQSNPGEKLINKSDCLGCHNKTNKIIGPAYVDIAKKYPATDKNINMLADKIIKGGTGVWGNMPMTAHATLKKDDAKLMVKYILSLKKK, encoded by the coding sequence ATGAAAAAAACATTTTTAATTTTAGGCGCTGTAGTCATTTTTATGGCGTCGTTTTCAAAAGCTGATTTAGCGAAAGAGAAAGCCGTGGTTGCAACGGCAACAACAGCAAACCATGCTACTTTTCAATCAAATCCAGGAGAAAAACTGATCAATAAATCAGATTGTTTAGGTTGCCACAACAAGACCAACAAAATTATTGGCCCTGCTTACGTAGACATCGCAAAAAAATATCCGGCTACAGATAAAAACATCAATATGTTAGCAGATAAGATTATTAAAGGTGGAACCGGAGTTTGGGGCAATATGCCAATGACCGCTCATGCTACTCTTAAAAAAGATGACGCAAAATTAATGGTAAAGTATATTTTATCTCTAAAGAAAAAATAG
- a CDS encoding Gfo/Idh/MocA family protein: MKTEQENKNTSNRRDFIKTSAIAAAAFMIVPRHVLGGTGYLAPSDRLLVAGIGVGGKGQSDLDMFYKSGKADIAFLCDVDDRRAANSVKAFPKAKYYKDWREMLDKEHKNFDAVSVSTPDHNHAIQALAAMQLGKHVYVQKPLTHDIYEARILTAAAKKYKVVTQMGNQGASNDGPRQMKEWYEAGLIGDVHTVYAWTNRPVWPQGIPWPSKKAEVPKELDWNLWLGTAPEKDFVDKLVPFNWRGWWDYGTGALGDMGCHLIEAPFSVLNLKYAKEVEASVGSVYVDEFKRGYFPESCPPSSHVTLKFPKTNKTKGDVTLHWMDGGIQPERPEELEANETFGDGGNGTLFIGTKGKMMSETYSANPKLLPLSKNKDIKVAPKYARVPDGANGHYKQWVEAAIAGYGKQEVSSPFEIAGPLTEALLMANLAIRSFDIQKTVNDKITYPGRYTKMLWDNDNMKVTNFDEANQFVKREYRKGWNNLTL, encoded by the coding sequence ATGAAAACAGAGCAAGAAAATAAAAACACGAGTAACCGTCGTGATTTTATTAAAACTTCGGCAATTGCTGCCGCGGCCTTTATGATTGTTCCACGCCATGTTTTAGGCGGAACAGGTTATTTAGCACCGAGCGATCGCTTATTGGTTGCCGGCATTGGTGTTGGCGGAAAAGGTCAAAGTGATTTAGATATGTTCTACAAAAGTGGAAAAGCGGATATCGCCTTTCTATGTGATGTAGACGATCGCCGTGCAGCCAATAGTGTAAAAGCTTTCCCCAAAGCAAAATACTATAAAGATTGGCGCGAGATGCTGGATAAAGAACATAAAAACTTCGACGCTGTCTCTGTTTCTACTCCAGACCATAACCATGCCATCCAGGCTTTAGCAGCCATGCAGTTGGGCAAACATGTTTACGTTCAAAAACCTTTAACACACGATATTTATGAAGCGCGTATTCTAACCGCAGCTGCAAAAAAATATAAAGTGGTTACACAAATGGGTAATCAAGGTGCATCAAACGACGGTCCACGGCAGATGAAAGAATGGTACGAAGCTGGTTTGATCGGCGACGTACATACAGTTTATGCCTGGACTAACCGCCCGGTTTGGCCTCAAGGCATTCCTTGGCCAAGCAAAAAAGCAGAAGTCCCTAAAGAATTAGATTGGAATTTATGGTTGGGAACAGCTCCTGAAAAGGATTTTGTTGATAAATTGGTTCCATTTAACTGGCGTGGCTGGTGGGATTACGGAACAGGTGCTTTGGGCGATATGGGTTGTCACCTAATTGAAGCTCCTTTTAGTGTATTAAATTTAAAATATGCTAAAGAAGTTGAGGCAAGTGTAGGTTCTGTTTATGTTGATGAATTTAAGCGCGGTTATTTCCCAGAAAGCTGTCCTCCATCAAGTCATGTTACCTTAAAATTCCCTAAAACGAATAAAACTAAAGGCGATGTTACTTTACACTGGATGGATGGTGGTATCCAGCCAGAACGCCCGGAAGAATTGGAAGCAAACGAAACTTTTGGAGATGGTGGTAACGGTACCCTATTTATTGGAACAAAAGGTAAAATGATGTCTGAGACGTATAGTGCAAATCCAAAATTATTGCCTTTAAGTAAAAACAAAGACATTAAAGTTGCGCCAAAATATGCCCGCGTACCAGATGGTGCAAATGGGCACTACAAACAATGGGTTGAAGCAGCAATTGCCGGTTATGGCAAACAGGAAGTAAGTTCGCCTTTTGAAATTGCTGGTCCGTTAACGGAAGCTTTATTAATGGCAAACCTGGCAATCAGAAGTTTTGATATCCAGAAAACGGTAAACGATAAGATTACTTATCCAGGCAGGTACACTAAAATGTTATGGGATAATGATAATATGAAAGTGACCAACTTTGATGAAGCCAACCAGTTTGTAAAACGTGAATACCGTAAAGGCTGGAATAATTTAACCCTTTAA
- a CDS encoding DUF1080 domain-containing protein: MKKIFLSAFIILAVTQISKAQKGFKPLFDGKTTTGWHTYNKTTVGSAWQVQDGTLHLDLVKKGADGGGDLVTNKEYGDFHLKYEWKVAPKANSGLIFYVHEEPKYHATYSTGLEMQVIDNDGHPDGKITKHRAGDLYDLVKSSSEPVKAVGEWNKAEIISKKGKLTLILNGVEVVKTTLWDDNWKKIVAGSKFATWENWGIFKTGRIALQDHGDEVWYKNISIKEL; the protein is encoded by the coding sequence ATGAAAAAAATCTTTCTTTCTGCTTTTATCATATTAGCAGTTACACAAATATCAAAAGCACAAAAAGGCTTTAAACCACTGTTCGATGGTAAAACCACAACAGGTTGGCATACCTACAACAAAACTACAGTTGGTAGTGCCTGGCAAGTTCAGGATGGTACATTGCATTTAGATTTAGTTAAAAAAGGTGCTGATGGCGGTGGCGATTTAGTTACAAACAAAGAATACGGCGACTTCCACTTAAAATATGAATGGAAAGTAGCTCCGAAAGCAAATAGTGGCCTGATTTTTTATGTTCACGAAGAACCTAAATACCATGCGACCTATTCTACAGGTTTAGAAATGCAGGTTATTGATAACGATGGCCACCCGGATGGAAAAATCACGAAACACCGTGCTGGCGATTTGTACGACTTGGTAAAAAGTTCATCAGAACCGGTTAAAGCGGTTGGCGAATGGAACAAAGCAGAGATCATTAGCAAAAAGGGTAAATTAACCTTAATTTTAAATGGTGTTGAAGTAGTAAAAACCACCCTTTGGGATGATAACTGGAAAAAAATTGTTGCAGGTAGTAAATTTGCGACATGGGAAAACTGGGGAATCTTTAAAACCGGCAGAATTGCCTTGCAAGATCACGGAGACGAAGTTTGGTACAAAAACATCTCTATAAAAGAACTATAA
- a CDS encoding nucleoside permease produces the protein MNSTTRFKLSAMMFLEFFIWGAWFVTLGAFLNNNLKATNSEIGSVFSTQSWGAIIAPFIIGLIADRYFNAERILGVLHIIGAILMYQMYSAPDVSVFYPYVLAYMILFMPTLALVNSVSFNQMKDAEKEFANIRVFGTIGWIIAGLLISFAFHWDSPEGIQAGLLKSTFLMAGIASLALGLFSFTLPATPPKIAKDEKIKLRDILGLDALKLLKDKNFAVFFISSILICIPLAFYYQNAGLFLADIKVSNPTGKMAIGQVSEALFLLAIPVFFSKYGFKKTIIVGMLAWAVRYVLFAYGNAGNLSFMLIIGIALHGVCYDFFFVSGQIYTNSKAGEKFKSAAQGIITLATYGVGMLIGFKVAGLITDMYKTGEVTDWKMVWIIPAGIAAAVFLLFALLFNDKTKSEIEAKAI, from the coding sequence ATGAATAGCACTACTCGCTTTAAACTTTCTGCCATGATGTTCCTGGAATTTTTTATCTGGGGCGCATGGTTTGTAACATTAGGGGCATTCTTAAACAATAACCTAAAGGCAACCAATTCCGAAATTGGTTCTGTATTTTCAACACAATCCTGGGGCGCTATTATTGCTCCATTTATCATAGGCCTTATTGCCGACAGATATTTTAACGCTGAACGAATTTTAGGTGTTTTACATATTATTGGTGCTATTTTAATGTACCAGATGTATAGTGCCCCAGATGTAAGTGTTTTTTATCCTTACGTTTTAGCTTACATGATTTTGTTCATGCCTACCCTTGCACTGGTAAATTCGGTTTCTTTTAACCAAATGAAAGATGCCGAAAAAGAATTCGCAAATATTAGGGTCTTCGGTACAATCGGCTGGATCATCGCTGGTTTATTAATCAGTTTTGCTTTCCACTGGGATTCTCCGGAAGGAATTCAAGCTGGATTATTGAAAAGTACCTTTTTAATGGCTGGCATTGCCTCTTTGGCGTTGGGATTATTTAGTTTTACTTTACCTGCAACTCCTCCAAAGATTGCCAAAGACGAAAAAATAAAATTACGTGACATTTTAGGATTGGACGCATTGAAATTATTAAAAGATAAAAATTTTGCTGTTTTCTTTATTTCTTCGATCCTGATTTGTATCCCATTAGCCTTTTATTATCAAAATGCAGGCCTTTTCCTGGCTGATATCAAAGTTTCCAATCCAACAGGTAAAATGGCCATCGGTCAGGTTTCTGAAGCATTATTTTTATTGGCTATTCCTGTTTTCTTTTCAAAGTACGGATTTAAGAAGACAATTATAGTTGGTATGCTGGCATGGGCGGTACGTTATGTACTGTTTGCTTATGGCAATGCAGGCAACTTAAGCTTTATGCTGATTATAGGAATTGCACTACATGGCGTTTGTTACGATTTCTTTTTTGTTTCTGGTCAGATTTATACCAACTCAAAAGCTGGAGAAAAATTCAAAAGTGCTGCGCAGGGTATTATTACCCTAGCAACTTATGGCGTTGGTATGTTGATCGGCTTTAAAGTTGCGGGCTTAATTACAGATATGTATAAAACCGGAGAGGTAACCGATTGGAAAATGGTTTGGATTATTCCAGCAGGAATTGCAGCTGCCGTTTTCTTATTATTCGCCCTGTTGTTCAATGATAAAACTAAATCTGAAATAGAAGCTAAAGCAATTTAA
- a CDS encoding hydroxypyruvate isomerase family protein yields the protein MGSNVNRRNALKNIIAGTAAIGVSSGFSALAMEKPESDRPLRLKGNINHAVCRWCFSSFDVETLCIEAKKIGIKGIDLVGPQDWPTLKKHGLESTMCNGAEINLVDGFNDEKFHEKLIQNYTAMIPLVAEAGYKNLICFSGNRRGKDDETGWNNCVKGLKQLIPLAEKHNVVLVMELLNSKINHKDYQCDRTSWGAELCKRLGSENFKLLYDIYHMQIDEGDVIRNIRDYHQYIAHYHTAGVPGRNEIDDTQELYYPAIMKAIAETGFKGFVAQEFIPKNADKIASLKKAISICDI from the coding sequence ATGGGCTCAAACGTAAATAGAAGAAATGCTTTAAAGAACATCATTGCAGGAACTGCTGCAATTGGTGTTTCTTCAGGATTTTCAGCACTAGCAATGGAGAAACCAGAATCAGATCGGCCGCTAAGGCTAAAAGGAAATATCAACCATGCTGTATGTCGCTGGTGTTTTAGTAGTTTTGATGTAGAAACACTTTGCATTGAAGCAAAAAAAATAGGTATTAAAGGTATTGATTTGGTGGGTCCGCAAGATTGGCCTACCTTAAAAAAACATGGTTTAGAATCAACCATGTGTAATGGTGCTGAAATTAATTTGGTAGATGGTTTTAACGACGAAAAATTCCACGAAAAGTTAATTCAGAATTATACCGCAATGATTCCACTTGTTGCAGAAGCTGGTTATAAAAATCTGATCTGCTTTAGTGGAAACCGTCGTGGTAAAGATGATGAAACAGGCTGGAACAATTGCGTTAAAGGATTAAAACAGTTAATTCCATTGGCCGAAAAGCACAATGTGGTATTGGTAATGGAGTTGCTAAACAGCAAAATTAACCATAAAGATTACCAATGCGACAGAACATCATGGGGAGCTGAGCTTTGCAAACGCTTAGGATCTGAAAACTTCAAGTTGTTATATGATATTTACCACATGCAGATTGATGAGGGTGATGTGATCAGGAACATCAGAGATTACCATCAGTATATTGCACATTACCACACTGCCGGTGTTCCGGGCAGAAACGAAATTGATGATACACAGGAACTGTATTACCCTGCCATTATGAAAGCCATTGCCGAAACCGGCTTTAAAGGTTTCGTTGCACAAGAATTTATACCCAAAAATGCTGATAAAATAGCCTCCTTAAAAAAGGCAATCTCAATTTGCGACATTTAA
- a CDS encoding sugar phosphate isomerase/epimerase, which produces MISRRSFILNSSMAAAAALLAPSFAFAADKKAVGLQLYSLRDELPKDVKGTIAKVAKAGFKEVETYGFSIKDQFWGLTPKEFKALLDANGLKAPSGHYGLGTYLADGNTTELKAAIAAAKVLGSEYVTIPWLEGSIRKNADDYKKIAARINEAGKLTKAAGIRLAYHNHNFEFEKQGDTTGYEILLKGTDKKLVDFELDLYWVVRSGNDPIKLFKENPGRFTMWHVKDMDKANPALNAEVGTGSINFKPIFAQAKLSGMKHFFVEHETNYKPNPMESVAASCAYIKKEII; this is translated from the coding sequence ATGATATCAAGAAGAAGTTTTATACTCAATAGTAGTATGGCTGCAGCGGCAGCACTTTTGGCTCCATCGTTCGCTTTTGCTGCCGATAAAAAAGCAGTAGGCTTACAATTATATTCTTTAAGGGATGAATTGCCTAAAGATGTAAAAGGAACCATTGCCAAGGTGGCAAAAGCTGGCTTCAAAGAGGTTGAAACCTATGGTTTTTCGATAAAAGATCAATTTTGGGGATTAACGCCTAAAGAATTTAAAGCATTGTTGGATGCTAACGGTTTAAAAGCACCAAGTGGCCATTACGGTTTGGGCACTTATCTGGCTGATGGAAATACCACAGAACTCAAAGCAGCAATTGCAGCAGCAAAAGTACTGGGCAGCGAATATGTAACCATTCCCTGGTTGGAAGGAAGTATCAGAAAAAATGCCGACGATTACAAAAAAATCGCAGCCAGGATTAACGAAGCTGGAAAATTAACGAAAGCAGCAGGTATCAGATTAGCTTATCATAACCACAATTTCGAGTTCGAAAAACAAGGTGATACTACCGGTTACGAAATCCTCTTGAAAGGAACCGATAAAAAATTGGTTGATTTCGAACTTGATTTGTACTGGGTAGTACGCTCTGGTAACGATCCGATTAAATTATTTAAAGAAAATCCAGGACGTTTTACCATGTGGCACGTTAAAGATATGGATAAAGCCAATCCGGCATTAAATGCTGAAGTAGGAACGGGTTCTATCAACTTCAAACCTATTTTTGCCCAGGCAAAACTTTCGGGTATGAAACATTTCTTTGTAGAACACGAAACCAATTACAAACCAAATCCAATGGAATCTGTTGCAGCAAGCTGCGCTTATATTAAAAAGGAGATTATTTAA
- a CDS encoding sugar phosphate isomerase/epimerase — protein sequence MNSRRTFLKQAGLAAGAALLIPSFAFDKASKNVGLQLYTLRDELPKDVKGVIEKVAKAGYKEVETYGFANGKFWGLTPKEFKALLDANGLKAPSGHYHMDDFVKTGNADRLKADIESSAAIGGKYFTIAGAHVDMSKGSDGFKKTASDFNKVAEIAKASGLKFAYHNHDFEFKNLGDTTGYDVYLTETDKNLVNFELDLYWVVRSGNDPLALFKKYPGRFPMWHVKDMDKAKPELNTEVGKGSIDFKTIFAQAKLSGMQHFFVEHETNYQPDPIGSIKTSCDYIKASLI from the coding sequence ATGAATTCAAGAAGGACATTCTTAAAACAGGCAGGATTAGCTGCCGGAGCGGCATTATTAATTCCATCATTTGCTTTTGATAAAGCAAGTAAAAATGTTGGCCTGCAATTATACACCCTGCGCGATGAGTTGCCGAAAGATGTAAAAGGCGTTATCGAAAAAGTAGCAAAGGCCGGATACAAAGAAGTTGAAACCTATGGTTTTGCCAATGGAAAATTTTGGGGCTTAACGCCTAAAGAATTTAAAGCCTTACTTGATGCCAATGGTTTAAAAGCACCAAGTGGTCATTACCACATGGATGATTTTGTAAAAACAGGAAATGCCGATAGATTAAAAGCAGATATCGAATCATCAGCTGCAATTGGTGGTAAATATTTCACCATTGCCGGCGCACATGTTGATATGAGTAAAGGTTCTGATGGTTTCAAAAAAACCGCCAGCGATTTTAACAAAGTGGCAGAAATTGCTAAAGCTTCAGGATTAAAATTCGCTTATCATAACCACGATTTCGAGTTTAAAAATTTGGGCGATACTACTGGTTATGATGTTTACTTAACTGAAACCGATAAAAACCTGGTTAATTTTGAATTGGATTTATACTGGGTAGTACGCTCAGGTAATGATCCTTTAGCATTATTTAAAAAATATCCCGGCCGTTTCCCTATGTGGCACGTGAAGGATATGGACAAGGCCAAACCTGAATTAAATACCGAGGTGGGTAAGGGATCAATTGATTTTAAAACCATTTTTGCCCAGGCAAAACTTTCAGGCATGCAACATTTCTTTGTAGAGCACGAAACCAATTATCAACCAGATCCAATTGGCTCGATCAAAACAAGCTGCGATTATATCAAAGCCAGTTTGATTTAA
- a CDS encoding aspartate-semialdehyde dehydrogenase: protein MRVAVVGATGLVGTVMLKVLEERNFPLTELIPVASEKSVGKEITFKGKKFPIVSMDTAISMKPDIALFSAGGNTSLEHAPRFKEAGTTVIDNSSAWRMDPAIKLIVPEVNAHELSIDNKIIANPNCSTIQMVVVLKPLHDKYKIKRVVVSTYQSVTGTGVKAVEQLMNERKGIDGPKAYPYEIDLNVLPHIDVFTENGYTKEEMKMVKETNKIMSDDSIKVTATTVRIPVMGGHSESVNIEFENDFDLAEVRSILEKAPGVIVVDDVANLKYPMPKDAHEKDEVFVGRIRRDESAPKALNLWIVADNLRKGAATNAVQIAEYLIQKELV from the coding sequence ATGAGAGTAGCAGTAGTAGGTGCAACCGGATTGGTTGGCACTGTCATGTTAAAAGTATTGGAGGAAAGAAATTTCCCTTTAACAGAGTTGATTCCCGTAGCATCAGAAAAGAGTGTTGGTAAGGAAATTACTTTTAAGGGTAAGAAGTTCCCAATTGTTAGCATGGATACTGCAATCAGTATGAAACCAGATATCGCTTTGTTTTCGGCGGGTGGCAACACTTCATTAGAGCATGCACCTCGTTTTAAAGAGGCCGGAACAACTGTTATCGATAACTCTTCTGCCTGGAGAATGGATCCTGCAATTAAATTAATTGTGCCGGAAGTTAATGCACACGAACTTTCTATCGATAACAAAATTATCGCTAACCCAAACTGTTCGACCATCCAGATGGTGGTGGTTTTAAAACCTTTGCACGATAAATACAAAATAAAACGTGTGGTGGTTTCTACCTATCAATCGGTTACCGGTACTGGTGTTAAAGCGGTTGAGCAATTAATGAACGAGCGTAAAGGCATTGATGGTCCTAAAGCTTATCCTTATGAAATCGACTTGAACGTTCTTCCTCATATTGATGTTTTCACTGAAAACGGATATACTAAAGAAGAGATGAAAATGGTTAAGGAAACGAACAAAATTATGAGCGACGATAGCATCAAAGTTACCGCGACAACGGTTCGTATCCCGGTAATGGGTGGTCACTCAGAGTCGGTAAATATCGAGTTTGAAAATGATTTCGATTTAGCTGAAGTGCGCAGCATTTTAGAAAAAGCACCAGGCGTAATCGTTGTGGATGATGTGGCCAACTTAAAATATCCTATGCCGAAAGATGCCCATGAAAAAGATGAGGTCTTTGTAGGCCGTATCCGTAGAGATGAATCAGCTCCCAAAGCACTAAACCTTTGGATTGTTGCCGATAACTTACGTAAAGGTGCAGCAACCAATGCTGTTCAGATTGCCGAATATCTAATTCAGAAAGAATTGGTTTAA
- a CDS encoding CDP-alcohol phosphatidyltransferase family protein has translation MKQLPIALIYSRLLIGFGIILLSVFHASHYSFLAITLLSIGLLTDVFDGIIARKLNISSEKLRRLDSGIDQVFFISVAVATYIQCPDFFKTNLVKLIVLGTFEASTYALSYIKFKKEIATHSIGAKIWTLTIFATLVEIMVHYESIVLFEICFWLGMATRLEILAIVLTLKKWTNDVPTVYHAVRLRQGKEIKRNKLFNG, from the coding sequence ATGAAACAACTTCCAATTGCTTTAATTTATTCCAGATTGCTTATTGGTTTTGGAATCATTCTGTTAAGTGTTTTCCATGCTAGCCATTATTCTTTTTTAGCCATCACCTTATTATCTATTGGTTTGCTAACCGATGTTTTTGATGGGATCATCGCCCGTAAGCTTAATATCTCTTCCGAAAAGTTAAGGCGGCTGGACTCTGGTATCGATCAGGTATTTTTTATTTCGGTAGCAGTTGCCACTTATATTCAATGTCCGGATTTCTTCAAAACCAATCTTGTCAAATTAATTGTCCTTGGTACTTTCGAAGCTTCAACCTATGCATTAAGCTATATCAAATTCAAAAAAGAAATTGCCACCCATTCTATCGGCGCTAAAATCTGGACGCTGACAATATTTGCTACTTTAGTCGAAATTATGGTGCATTACGAATCGATCGTGCTCTTTGAAATTTGTTTTTGGCTCGGCATGGCCACCCGCTTGGAAATACTTGCAATTGTTCTCACCCTCAAAAAATGGACGAACGATGTACCCACCGTTTATCATGCAGTGAGATTGAGGCAGGGAAAGGAAATTAAGCGCAATAAATTATTCAATGGTTAA
- a CDS encoding ATP-binding protein yields MMIIRNLQNHIELKFFKQKAIIVTGARQVGKTTMLKQLVNKTELPFVFLNCDEANVRTTLTDISIERLKSIIGANKIIFIDEAQRVTNIGLTLKLIVDNFSDVQLLVTGSSSLDLAIGIKESLTGRKFEYHLFPFSVAELVDETNVLIEEQALEKRLIYGTYPDAINYPGEEKELLLNLANSYLFKDILSLTGIRKPLQLEKLVQALALQIGNEVSYTELGQMIEADKLTVERYIDLLEQCFVVFRLGAYSSNLRNEIKKSKKIYFYDTGIRNAVIENFGMLGLRQDAGQLFENYIISEYIKASNNKRKHARYYFWRSFQQQEIDLIEEVDGKINAIEIKWNANKKVKFPSTFLDAYPTNETYVINKANYTSFLV; encoded by the coding sequence ATGATGATTATCAGAAATCTGCAAAACCATATCGAATTGAAGTTTTTTAAACAAAAAGCCATTATTGTTACCGGTGCAAGGCAAGTGGGTAAAACTACTATGTTAAAGCAGTTAGTAAATAAGACTGAGCTACCTTTTGTTTTTCTAAATTGTGATGAGGCAAACGTACGCACCACCTTAACTGATATCAGTATCGAAAGGCTGAAATCAATTATTGGTGCTAACAAAATCATTTTTATCGACGAAGCACAACGCGTTACCAATATTGGCTTAACCTTAAAACTGATCGTTGATAATTTTTCAGATGTTCAGTTATTGGTTACTGGTTCTTCATCATTAGATCTGGCTATTGGCATCAAAGAATCGTTAACAGGAAGAAAATTTGAATATCACCTCTTCCCTTTTTCAGTTGCAGAACTTGTTGACGAAACGAACGTACTTATTGAAGAACAGGCTTTAGAAAAAAGATTAATTTACGGTACTTATCCCGATGCCATCAATTATCCGGGGGAAGAAAAAGAGCTGTTATTAAATTTAGCTAACAGTTATCTTTTTAAAGATATTTTATCCCTTACGGGTATCCGAAAACCATTACAACTCGAAAAACTGGTACAGGCATTGGCCCTACAGATTGGTAACGAAGTTTCTTATACTGAACTTGGACAAATGATTGAGGCCGATAAACTCACTGTTGAGCGTTACATCGATCTATTAGAACAATGTTTCGTTGTATTTAGACTAGGTGCTTACAGCAGCAACCTGCGGAACGAAATTAAAAAGAGCAAAAAGATATACTTCTATGATACAGGAATCCGAAATGCGGTAATCGAAAATTTCGGCATGCTCGGCTTACGGCAGGATGCTGGTCAGTTGTTTGAAAATTATATTATATCTGAATACATAAAGGCCAGTAATAATAAAAGAAAGCATGCCAGATATTATTTTTGGCGCAGTTTTCAGCAACAGGAAATTGATTTAATAGAAGAAGTTGATGGAAAAATAAATGCCATAGAGATTAAATGGAACGCGAATAAAAAAGTAAAGTTTCCTTCTACATTTTTAGATGCATACCCCACCAACGAAACATACGTTATAAATAAAGCTAACTATACCAGTTTCCTGGTATAA
- the dacB gene encoding D-alanyl-D-alanine carboxypeptidase/D-alanyl-D-alanine-endopeptidase: MKFFKILSLSLCLTIAANAQNRIQNLEKAFNNLLNDEQAKHALVSLCVLDANTGKTLYAKNEQIGLPTASTLKTITAATAFSILGKDFQFQTTLAYTGTITTDGTLKGNLIIIGSGDPTLGSWRYQNKENTVLTQWVAAIKASGIKKIEGSVIGDDRIFGTQTTPEGWVWQDIGNYYGAGTSGLAWRENQFDIHLRPGSSAADEVKIVKTVPATPYVQLVNELKTGATGTGDRSYAFLPPYSNVAYLRGSWGMGITKTGISVALPDPAFDCAYRLQDTLKRLEISTGQQATTARLMTLNNQVIPSVTQKISTISSPRLSEMTYWFLKKSINLYGESLLKTIAIKSGKAGTTSKGAQTEINFWADKGIDRTALNIIDGSGLSPGDRITTSAMATILFQIQKENWFPDYYKALPEYNGMKIKSGTINDVSAFAGYHTDAAGNKYVVVININNYSGNSINKKLFKVLDELK, translated from the coding sequence ATGAAATTTTTCAAAATATTGTCCCTATCGCTGTGTTTAACAATCGCAGCAAATGCTCAAAACAGAATCCAAAACCTAGAAAAAGCTTTTAATAATCTATTAAACGACGAACAGGCAAAACATGCCCTGGTATCTCTTTGCGTTTTGGATGCCAATACCGGCAAAACACTTTATGCTAAAAACGAGCAGATTGGTTTGCCCACTGCTTCAACACTAAAAACCATTACCGCCGCTACCGCTTTCAGTATTTTAGGAAAAGATTTTCAGTTTCAGACTACCCTGGCCTATACCGGAACCATTACTACAGACGGAACTTTAAAAGGAAACCTCATCATTATCGGTAGCGGCGACCCTACTTTGGGCTCGTGGCGTTATCAAAACAAAGAAAATACTGTTTTAACACAATGGGTGGCGGCCATAAAAGCCTCAGGCATAAAAAAAATTGAAGGTTCAGTAATTGGTGATGACCGTATTTTTGGCACACAAACCACACCTGAAGGTTGGGTTTGGCAGGACATCGGCAATTATTATGGCGCTGGTACTTCGGGTTTGGCCTGGCGGGAAAATCAGTTCGATATCCATTTAAGACCAGGGAGCAGCGCGGCGGATGAGGTGAAAATTGTAAAAACTGTTCCGGCTACGCCCTATGTGCAGTTGGTAAATGAACTCAAAACCGGTGCAACTGGTACGGGCGATAGAAGTTATGCTTTTCTTCCTCCTTACAGTAATGTTGCCTACCTCCGCGGAAGTTGGGGAATGGGCATTACCAAAACAGGCATTTCTGTAGCCCTCCCCGATCCTGCTTTTGATTGCGCTTACCGCTTACAGGATACTTTGAAGAGATTGGAGATTTCAACCGGTCAACAGGCCACAACGGCCCGGTTAATGACTTTAAACAATCAGGTCATTCCTTCGGTTACACAAAAAATAAGCACCATCAGTTCACCTCGTTTAAGCGAGATGACCTATTGGTTTTTAAAGAAAAGCATCAATTTATATGGCGAATCGCTTTTAAAAACCATTGCGATAAAATCAGGCAAAGCGGGTACAACAAGCAAAGGTGCACAAACGGAGATTAACTTTTGGGCTGATAAAGGCATTGATAGAACAGCATTAAATATTATCGACGGCAGCGGACTCTCACCAGGCGACCGGATTACAACCTCTGCAATGGCAACTATACTTTTTCAAATTCAGAAAGAAAACTGGTTCCCTGATTATTATAAAGCCCTGCCAGAATACAATGGCATGAAAATTAAAAGCGGAACCATAAACGATGTTTCAGCCTTTGCAGGTTACCATACCGATGCTGCCGGTAACAAATATGTAGTAGTGATCAATATTAATAATTATAGCGGAAACAGTATCAACAAAAAGTTGTTTAAAGTATTAGATGAATTAAAATAA